The genomic window ATTTTAATTTTAATTTAACCTTTTAAAACCACCGTGGCAAACAGGGCCTTTCAATAAACTCTCAATTTTTAAACTTTCATTTTCACATTTAGCTATTAACGTATATACTTCATCTAAAGCATTAAAATACATTTCTAACTCTTTATCATTATGAACCGTAGAAGCATAAAAATTTGTACTTGCTAAAAATCCTTTATCTAACATTTCCTGAGCTATTAAAGTTTTATAAGATAACTGATTTGGGCTATCAAAGCTATAAGTACTAAGCGCCGGTATACCAGATATTTGAATCTCTAAATTATGTAAATCTGCTAATTTTTGCCAACCTTCACGCATTTTGTTCCCTGTTTTTGTAATAATTTCCCACGATCTTAATCTTTCCATTACACTTAAAGTTGCCAATGCAGCAGTTGGCCCAATTCTTTCGGTCCAAAAAGTACTGCTTATAAAAGTTGTTTGAGCAGCTTCCATCACCTCACGCCTTCCAACAACGGCAGTTAATGCATAACCATTCCCAATTGTTTTACCATACATTGCAATATCTGGCTCTACATCATATTTCTTATAAATACCCCCAAATGTTTCTCGAAAACCAGAAGTGCACTCATCAAACACCAATACGATATTTCGCGCTGTTGCTAAATCTCTAACTTTTTGCAGGAAATTATTTTCAGGGCCAAAATTCCTAATTACCTCCATTTTGATAACTCCAATTTCATTATTTTCAACAATGGACAACAACTCATCGTAATTATTATAATTGAAGGGATAAACTGTATCTTTCAAATTCTTTGGAACTCCCTTAGGGCTTAAACCAGCTAGAAGATGTCCTGACAGATCATCCCCTCCATTGTGATTAGCTGATAAATACCAATCATGCCATCCGTGATAGCCACAAATTGCAACTTTATCTTTTCCTGATGCTGCTCGCGCTATTCTAATTGCAATTGAATTAGCTTCACCACCACTACGAGCAAAACGAACCATATCTGCCCACGGGTTTAACTCAATCAACTTTTCTGCTAAATAAACTTCTTCTGGACAGCTCAATGTACTCATATTTCCATTTTTAACAATTTCGAGTACAGCAGAATCCACTTCATCATTACCATATCCTAATGTATTTGTTCCAATTCCCATTATAGACATGTCAGTTAATTCTTTTCCATCCAAGTCCCAAATTCGACAACCTTTTGCTTTAGAAAAATAAGCTGGCCACAAATCCGGTAAAAACATTTCAGGCCTTTTCGATAGTAGCATGGTACCACCCGGAATCAAAGTCTTAGCTTTTTTATATAGTTCTTGTCCTTTTCCCATTATTTATCATTTTTTAAAGACTTTATAAGGCCTTCATTTCGAGTAATTTGATTATTTATTAATATTAAATCATTATCAATAATATAATTTGTATATTCTAACCACGTTTTATTAGTACCTAAATTTTCAATTAAAATTTTAATTAATTCAAAATCATTATTTTCATCGACTGTCATTCTGATTTTTGAAAAGTCCCACTCACAGGGAAAATTTGAAGCTGTAAACTCATTTCCGTTTTTAAAGTCAGAGTTATTTCTAATATATAGAGTAACATGTTCCCTTTCAGACAATAATTTTGCATTTCTCCATGCTTTTTCTAAAGCCGAAAATTTAAAAACTTCAATATCTTGTCCATCAGGATAATTTTCTATAAGTACATTCGAACAATAATCTACTTTCTTTACCTGAGCAAAATTAATTACTTCATCTATTAAATTTGGATCAATTAATGGGCAATCCGAAGTAACTCTTACTATCCATTCTGGAGATTTATCTTTCACTGATTGATAAAAACGATCCAAAACATCATCTTCAGAACCTCTAGTCGCAATAAATCCCCATTCTTGTACTTTATCGTATATAATTGAATCGCTATCGTTTAATGTCGTAGCGACAATAATATCAGAAACTTTTTTACATTGATGAATTCTCTCTAAATGAATCTGCAAAAGCGTTTTTCCTTTTACTTCTTTTAAAACTTTGCCAGGAAGTCTAGTGCTGTTGAAACGAGCTTGAGTTACTACTATTATATTTGATTCCATAATGATGGATTTAATAATTGCTTGTTTTGAACTTTTATACTTTTAATTTTGTTATTTGCACTTACTGGTATAGTATAGCTTACAGCATTTAAATTTTCTTCCAAGTGCGCTACAGAATCTACACCTATTAACACATTATCGATATTTCCTTGTTTTAAGCAATAACTTAATGCTAAATTTAGCATTGTTGTATTTTCTTCTAAAGCAATATTTTTTAAAACTGTTAATTCATTAGCCAAGGCCTGAGAAACTGGATTATCGTTTGAAATTTCTTTAAAAAACAAACCTTGTAAAAATGCAGAACGAGAATGAACAATTTTCCCTTTGGCTTTCAATTGAAGTATTAGCTCTCCTCTGATAATCTCATTATCTAATAAATTAAACGGAAGCTGAACAACATCTATAGAATTATCATGTAAAACCTCTCCAATTTCCTCATTTGTATAAACAGAAACTCCTAGATGTTTTATTTTGTTTTTACTCTTCAAATTCATTAAAACATCTATCGATTCTCTGTTATTCTTATAAGCTTCAAAGGAATGAAACATTAAAACTTCTAATCTTTCTACATTAAGTTCTTTTAAATAATTCTCAATCTTTGCATCAATTTGATTAGATACAATATCATGCGGCATTTTAGTAATAATTTTAAATTTATTCGGAGAATTTATCCGATGGTAAGCTCCTATTACTTGATGCGCATTACCATAAGCCTCGGCTGTATCTAATGTTGTTATTCCTTTTTCAAAAGCTGTTTTTAAAATTTGACAACAATCATCAAATTTAATCTTACCACTTGGATTATTTATACCATAATCCAATCCCATTTGAACGGTTCCTAAAATAAGTTTATTACTCATTACTATTTTCTAAATTCATGCGAAGCAAATTACTTTCTTTATTATCATAAATTCCATAATTAGAAAATGATTCACTAATGTTAAAACCAAGTCTTTTGTATAAAGATACAGCACTTAAGTTATTCTCGATAACACCTAAAGTTATTTGTTTTAAACCCAAAATTTCGAAACAGTAATTTATCACGATCTCTGAAGCTTCTTTTGCATATCCCTTACCCCAATACTTTTTATTTCCCATTAAAATTCCATATTCTCCAGAATTATTTTCAATATTTATTGGATCGATTTTAATATTACCAATGTGTTCATAATTTTCTTTCAAATGAATTGCCCAGAAATAAATATCTTTTTCTTCTTGATCAATCAAAAAAGATTCCAATTTTTCAAGTGTATAATTTCCTTTCGTTTCTAGATATTTATTTACATCATGATCATTTAACCAAGAAACATATTGATGTGAAAGATGATTAATCGATAATCTTTTCAACAACAGTCTATCACTTACAATGTCTTGCGCTTTCATTCGTAATATCTAATTATAGTAGATATAACATAACTTAGCTCATCATCTTTCAATGTTGGATACATTGGTAAGCTTATACAATTTTTATAATATTCTTCTGCATTTGGCATATCACCTTCATTCCATCCAAGGTCCCTGTAATACGGCATTAAATGACATGGAATATAATGTATCTGTGCAAAAATTTTATTTTCTCTCAAATAATTATAGAGACCTAACCTATCCTCTACTTCAATAACATACAGATGATAAGCATGTCCAATTATAAATCCCGAATGACCTTTTATAAATGTCTTATTTTTGAAACTTTCGTTATAGATGCTTGCTATCTTTTTTCTTTTTGAAATACCTTCATCTGCTCTGCTTAATTGACTTAATCCTAATGCGGCTTGAAAATCCGTCAAACGATAATTAAAACCCAAAGTTTTCATTTCCATGTACCAACTAGGATAGTTAGTCTCTAAAGACTGTACTCCATTTGCAAAACTAATCGGATTAACATATTCTAATTCATTTTTGGTTATTCCATGGGTACGCAATTCCAAAAGTTTTTTATATAATTCCTCATTATTTGTTGTCACCATACCACCCTCACCACATGCAATATGCTTTACAGGATGAAAAGAAAAAATAGCTAAGTCAGCATAATTACTATTTCCACAATTTTGACTTACATCATTAGAATCTGTAAAAAAACCACCAGGAGCATGACAAGCATCTTCAATTATCCATAAATTATATTTGTCAGCCAACTCTCTGTAAGCTTGCAAATCAACAGCTCTACCAGCAAAATCAACAGGAATGATCCCTTTATAAGTCCCTTCTGGAGACTTTTCTAATAATTGTCTTACACCCTCTATATCTAAAAGATAGTTTTTTGGATCAATATCTGAAAAAACAACTTCTCCTCCACAATATCGAACGCAATTTGCTGAAGCTGCGAAAGTTATTGGGGTTGTAATTATCTTATCGCCTTCTTTCACATCTAATGCTAGCGTGCACAAATGTAATGCAGCGGTTCCATTTGAAACAGCAACAGCATATCTACTTCCAACATAGTTTGCGAAAGCATTTTCAAATTCTGAAATTTTAGGACCTTGAGTTAAGTAATCAGATTGCAATGCTTCAATTACAACTTCAATATCTTTTTGAGTTATATTCTGGCGACCGTATGGTATATTCTTCATTTTAAAAGTTTGAATCTACATGTTCTTTAATTAGATCTCTTAGACCTTCAACAGTTTCCCATTCAGTATTAGTTCCTGAATTATAAGTAAATCCTTCAGGCACTTTTACAGCATTAAAAGAAGTTATAAAATTATCCAAATTAAAATTTGGAATTGATGGCAATATCGTATAATATCGTCCTAAATCATAAGTATTATATGAATCTGAAGATGTAATCATTTCCTCGTGTATCTTTTCTCCAGGTCTAATGCCTACAATTTCTAAATTACAATCAGGTGCAACAGCCTCAGCTACATCGGTAATTCTATATGATGGAATTTTGGGAATAAATATTTCACCACCCCATGCTTTATCAATCGCATGCATAACCATATCTACTCCTCCTTGAAGTGATATATTAAAACGCGTCATTGTAGTATCAGTTATTGGTAATTTTCCTTCTAGTTTTTTCTTCATAAAAAATGGTATAACAGACCCATTTGATCCCATTACATTACCATATCTTACAACCGAAAACTTAATCGGATTAGTTCCTTTAATATTATTCGCTGCTACAAATAACTTATCAGAAGTTAATTTAGTAGCACCATATAAATTAATAGGTGCACAAGCTTTATCTGTTGATAAGGCAACAACATTGCCCACACTAGTTTGCAAAGCTGCATGAATTACATTTTGCGCTCCTCCAACGTTTGTTTTTATACATTCATCTGGATTATACTCTGCTAAATGCACATGCTTCATTGCTGCTGCATGGATTACAATATCTACTCCATGAAATGCACGCACCAATCTTTGTTCATCCCTAACATCTCCCAGCAAAAATCTAATTTGTGGAAATTTACTTTCGGGAAATTCATGTGACATTTGAAATTGTTTTTGTTCATCCCTCGAGAAAATGATAAGTTTTTTTATGTTTGGGTGATTTTTGAAAATATGAGTAGTAAGTGCTTTTCCTAGTGAACCTGTTCCTCCTGTTATTAAAATTGTCTTATTTTCGAGATTCATTTTATATTTATTTTTGAATGGATTTTTTAAGTTAATTTCTAATAATTAGAATAAAATTAATTCTTTAATAGTTTTTTTATTATTTTTCTTGCGATTAAAAAAAATGTCATTATAAAACCGGCCAAAAAACCACCAGCCACTATTCCTTTTACTTTACTAAATGATTCTTTTGGAAGAGGAAAAACAGGACGGTCAATAATTTGTATTAAGGGAGTTTCTTTGCGTAAAGCAACTTTAGCTAACTCTGTCTGCTTTACTAATTCAGTTAATATTGCAGTATTTGCCTGTACATCAACTTGGCGTCGTGCAGAGGGTGCTCTTTTAACATTTAAAGCAGGATTTAGCATAAATGTATTATCATTTGCCACTGCCACCCCAGTAATAGCACTGTTTAACTCTTGACGAATAGAATCTGTTTGCCGTTCTAGAATACTCATATTAATTCTAGCTTTTTTGCTTTTAGTGGTTACATAGAAGTCAGCAACTTCCTTTGCTAAACCTTCGCAAAAATAACGAGCAAAAAATTCATCATCAGATGACACATCAATAGATATGATTCCAACTTTTTTGTCTTTTTGAGCTACTGACAAAGATGCTTTAGTTAATTTATAATATATTTCTCCCAAGATACTATCATGTACTCGAGTGAAATATTTTCTGTTATCTTGTGGCAAAAATTGTAATTTGCTCAATTTAGGTTTATTGTTCCATTTACTTCTCCAGTTATTATTTTGTATAAACATCTCTGCTAATGACATTTCTTTTCCATTAACAATCACTGGAGATAATAACGTCTTTTCAACCATTGATCTTGATTTAAACAACTCAGTTAAATTAGATCCAGTAAAAATTCCTCCACCACTTCCTCCTAAATCTAAGCCAAATGAACTTGCCAATCCGAGTGCTCCTCCTAACCCCCCACCAGTTTTCTCATCTTCTAATGCAAAAGATAAAGTTGCTGTGTAAACTGGTTTTTTAGTAAAAGAATAGGCTAAACCTATAGAAGCTCCAATTATACCAGCTAAGAAAATGATTTTCCATTGTGACAAAAGGTAAGCATACCATTCTTTTAATTTAATTATTAATTCCTTTAACGATATTTCATCGTTTTGTACAGGTGTATTATCCATTAAAATATTATTTAAATGCTGTCACGATTAACAATGCCAAACTAGCAAACGCAGTTCCAAGACCAGCCCACTCTCCAGCACTCATTTTTTTTCTCTCAGGCTTCTCTGGAACAACAATTTGTGAATCTGGCTCAACCTTAGGATATGATCTAAAAAATAAAAATGAAGTTGTTACATCAGCTTTTCCATTTGGATAAATTATATATGCTTTTCTCTTCCATCCCTTACTATCTACACCACCAACAGAATTGATATAATATTTAAAACCTTTTCCACTTCTATATGGTATTTCGGAAGTCAACAATACATTTCCTGTCACTTTTACACCTTCATTATATACCGCTACATCTATCTCATCTCCAGGAAATAATGTAACATTCGAATAATGATTTTTATCCTTTACAATTTTTTCCCAATTCACAGGAATTGTTACGTATTTTAAATCTTCACTTAATTTTTTGCTTAATTTTTCTTTGATTGTATCACTTTTTGATAAATTTAGATCAACTCGTTCTAATTGTTCAATTTGTTCTTTTTTAATTGGTCGTTTGATTTTCATACCATCTAGATTAGCAATAGAAGTTAGTCCACCAGCTCTCATTACCACATTATAAACTGTTTCTTTCTTATTCGCTAAAACGTACTTACCTGGGTAACTTACTGCGCCAGTAATAGACACCATTTCAGGTTTTTCATAAACCGCCATTCTTCTTATATTAATAACATCGAATGGTTTTAAAACAAAGTTTTTTATTTGCTCATTATTATCTGCTGTAATTTCCAGTTCAACCAATTCAATGCGTTTAGGATCTGCGTCATCAATTTCATCAGATTTTACCATTCTGGCAATTTCAACTCTTTTAGAAGCTGAACCAGTTAAACCTCCTACCTGAACTACTAAGTCGTTAAGTGTTAAATTATCAAAGTATTCATATTCTCCTGGATTTTTTACTTCTCCATCTATGGTTACTTTATATTCTTCTCTAAAATCTAATATTGAGTAAACCGTTACAATATCTTCTCTTTTCAATTCAAGGTCGGCACTTAAATCCCCAGAAAGCGCTGCACTTAAATCTACATTTACAATTTCTGTTGTTAAATCTGTTTTTAAACGAATAATTCTTGCTCTTTTGGTATAAGCATCCTCTTTCAAGCCTTCTGCTCTTGTAATAAGATCAGAAATTCTCATTCCTTCAGTGTACGAATAATAATCTGGCCTAAAAACTGCACCTTCAATTTTGATACGATTTTCAAAACGGTTTAGAATTTTAGTAACTCGAAATACATCTCCGGATTGTGGTTGATAAGTAATATATTCACTCTCGTTTATATCATGAACCTTAAATTCTTTACCCGTTTTTTGCAAGACATTTACAGATGCAGTGTATGCAAATTCGTTAAATCCGGATGCAAAATTCAATAGATCAGAGAATTTTTCTCCTTTTTTCATTTCAAAAATCCCTGGACGCTTAACTTCCCCTTCAACTGTAACTCTTTGACTGTAAGCAGGAATTCTAATTACATCATTATCTTTTAAACTAACATTGTCAGATTGATCTCCCTTTACTAAAAAGCGGTAGATATCAATATTTCTATAAACTTTGTTATACCTAATTAATTCAATGTTTCTGTAACTTCCATTTTTCCCAGGTCCTCCAGCCAAATGCAATGCATTATAAACTGTTGCTAAAGAAGAGATAGAGTAGTTACCTGGCTGTTTACCTCCAACAACGGTAACTTTAATAGTACGAATACGTCCTAAACTTACACTTACTTGAGATTGTCCAGACGAAACTGTACTATATACTCTTGCTATAGCTGCCTTAATTTTTTGAGTAGCCGCTTCAATTGACATCCCTGACACAGAAATTTGTCCGACATAATCAATTGTAATTTTACCTTCAACACTAACAGGTATGCTTGCATTATATTCCTGAACTCCATATACACTCACTTGCAATTCATCTCCAGGCCCTAAAACATAGTTCATTGGTGTTGCTAATTTCAAATCTGGTTCAAAATTTAGCGTAGGATTATCAAACAATTCTGAGCCAAAAATTAAGGCATTAGCTGAATCTTTAACTTTTTCATTTTTAATTTCTTCCTGCTTTCTTCCTGAATCCTTGGTTCCTATTTTGGATTT from Flavobacterium fluviale includes these protein-coding regions:
- a CDS encoding aminotransferase class III-fold pyridoxal phosphate-dependent enzyme, with protein sequence MGKGQELYKKAKTLIPGGTMLLSKRPEMFLPDLWPAYFSKAKGCRIWDLDGKELTDMSIMGIGTNTLGYGNDEVDSAVLEIVKNGNMSTLSCPEEVYLAEKLIELNPWADMVRFARSGGEANSIAIRIARAASGKDKVAICGYHGWHDWYLSANHNGGDDLSGHLLAGLSPKGVPKNLKDTVYPFNYNNYDELLSIVENNEIGVIKMEVIRNFGPENNFLQKVRDLATARNIVLVFDECTSGFRETFGGIYKKYDVEPDIAMYGKTIGNGYALTAVVGRREVMEAAQTTFISSTFWTERIGPTAALATLSVMERLRSWEIITKTGNKMREGWQKLADLHNLEIQISGIPALSTYSFDSPNQLSYKTLIAQEMLDKGFLASTNFYASTVHNDKELEMYFNALDEVYTLIAKCENESLKIESLLKGPVCHGGFKRLN
- a CDS encoding GNAT family N-acetyltransferase; its protein translation is MKAQDIVSDRLLLKRLSINHLSHQYVSWLNDHDVNKYLETKGNYTLEKLESFLIDQEEKDIYFWAIHLKENYEHIGNIKIDPINIENNSGEYGILMGNKKYWGKGYAKEASEIVINYCFEILGLKQITLGVIENNLSAVSLYKRLGFNISESFSNYGIYDNKESNLLRMNLENSNE
- the pseB gene encoding UDP-N-acetylglucosamine 4,6-dehydratase (inverting) yields the protein MNLENKTILITGGTGSLGKALTTHIFKNHPNIKKLIIFSRDEQKQFQMSHEFPESKFPQIRFLLGDVRDEQRLVRAFHGVDIVIHAAAMKHVHLAEYNPDECIKTNVGGAQNVIHAALQTSVGNVVALSTDKACAPINLYGATKLTSDKLFVAANNIKGTNPIKFSVVRYGNVMGSNGSVIPFFMKKKLEGKLPITDTTMTRFNISLQGGVDMVMHAIDKAWGGEIFIPKIPSYRITDVAEAVAPDCNLEIVGIRPGEKIHEEMITSSDSYNTYDLGRYYTILPSIPNFNLDNFITSFNAVKVPEGFTYNSGTNTEWETVEGLRDLIKEHVDSNF
- a CDS encoding aldo/keto reductase, which codes for MSNKLILGTVQMGLDYGINNPSGKIKFDDCCQILKTAFEKGITTLDTAEAYGNAHQVIGAYHRINSPNKFKIITKMPHDIVSNQIDAKIENYLKELNVERLEVLMFHSFEAYKNNRESIDVLMNLKSKNKIKHLGVSVYTNEEIGEVLHDNSIDVVQLPFNLLDNEIIRGELILQLKAKGKIVHSRSAFLQGLFFKEISNDNPVSQALANELTVLKNIALEENTTMLNLALSYCLKQGNIDNVLIGVDSVAHLEENLNAVSYTIPVSANNKIKSIKVQNKQLLNPSLWNQI
- a CDS encoding Wzz/FepE/Etk N-terminal domain-containing protein: MDNTPVQNDEISLKELIIKLKEWYAYLLSQWKIIFLAGIIGASIGLAYSFTKKPVYTATLSFALEDEKTGGGLGGALGLASSFGLDLGGSGGGIFTGSNLTELFKSRSMVEKTLLSPVIVNGKEMSLAEMFIQNNNWRSKWNNKPKLSKLQFLPQDNRKYFTRVHDSILGEIYYKLTKASLSVAQKDKKVGIISIDVSSDDEFFARYFCEGLAKEVADFYVTTKSKKARINMSILERQTDSIRQELNSAITGVAVANDNTFMLNPALNVKRAPSARRQVDVQANTAILTELVKQTELAKVALRKETPLIQIIDRPVFPLPKESFSKVKGIVAGGFLAGFIMTFFLIARKIIKKLLKN
- a CDS encoding SLBB domain-containing protein; protein product: MKKIIYVLILVFSLLFSFNGYAQDILKSKDLSTIKVDYLSDDDLAKISAQLKSNNATIDQVESMALSKGMSQTEFNKLRIKLSEFEKKNSKGNAKDKDNKSKIGTKDSGRKQEEIKNEKVKDSANALIFGSELFDNPTLNFEPDLKLATPMNYVLGPGDELQVSVYGVQEYNASIPVSVEGKITIDYVGQISVSGMSIEAATQKIKAAIARVYSTVSSGQSQVSVSLGRIRTIKVTVVGGKQPGNYSISSLATVYNALHLAGGPGKNGSYRNIELIRYNKVYRNIDIYRFLVKGDQSDNVSLKDNDVIRIPAYSQRVTVEGEVKRPGIFEMKKGEKFSDLLNFASGFNEFAYTASVNVLQKTGKEFKVHDINESEYITYQPQSGDVFRVTKILNRFENRIKIEGAVFRPDYYSYTEGMRISDLITRAEGLKEDAYTKRARIIRLKTDLTTEIVNVDLSAALSGDLSADLELKREDIVTVYSILDFREEYKVTIDGEVKNPGEYEYFDNLTLNDLVVQVGGLTGSASKRVEIARMVKSDEIDDADPKRIELVELEITADNNEQIKNFVLKPFDVINIRRMAVYEKPEMVSITGAVSYPGKYVLANKKETVYNVVMRAGGLTSIANLDGMKIKRPIKKEQIEQLERVDLNLSKSDTIKEKLSKKLSEDLKYVTIPVNWEKIVKDKNHYSNVTLFPGDEIDVAVYNEGVKVTGNVLLTSEIPYRSGKGFKYYINSVGGVDSKGWKRKAYIIYPNGKADVTTSFLFFRSYPKVEPDSQIVVPEKPERKKMSAGEWAGLGTAFASLALLIVTAFK
- the pseC gene encoding UDP-4-amino-4,6-dideoxy-N-acetyl-beta-L-altrosamine transaminase; translated protein: MKNIPYGRQNITQKDIEVVIEALQSDYLTQGPKISEFENAFANYVGSRYAVAVSNGTAALHLCTLALDVKEGDKIITTPITFAASANCVRYCGGEVVFSDIDPKNYLLDIEGVRQLLEKSPEGTYKGIIPVDFAGRAVDLQAYRELADKYNLWIIEDACHAPGGFFTDSNDVSQNCGNSNYADLAIFSFHPVKHIACGEGGMVTTNNEELYKKLLELRTHGITKNELEYVNPISFANGVQSLETNYPSWYMEMKTLGFNYRLTDFQAALGLSQLSRADEGISKRKKIASIYNESFKNKTFIKGHSGFIIGHAYHLYVIEVEDRLGLYNYLRENKIFAQIHYIPCHLMPYYRDLGWNEGDMPNAEEYYKNCISLPMYPTLKDDELSYVISTIIRYYE
- a CDS encoding cytidylyltransferase domain-containing protein; protein product: MESNIIVVTQARFNSTRLPGKVLKEVKGKTLLQIHLERIHQCKKVSDIIVATTLNDSDSIIYDKVQEWGFIATRGSEDDVLDRFYQSVKDKSPEWIVRVTSDCPLIDPNLIDEVINFAQVKKVDYCSNVLIENYPDGQDIEVFKFSALEKAWRNAKLLSEREHVTLYIRNNSDFKNGNEFTASNFPCEWDFSKIRMTVDENNDFELIKILIENLGTNKTWLEYTNYIIDNDLILINNQITRNEGLIKSLKNDK